Within the Garra rufa chromosome 16, GarRuf1.0, whole genome shotgun sequence genome, the region catttggacaattttaaaggcgattttctcaatatttagatttttttgcaccagatgccagattttcaaatagctgtatttcggccaaatattgttctatcctaacaaaccatacatcaatgggatgCATTATTCAGCttgcagatgatgtataaatttcttatggttttgtggttcagggtcatgtGATAATCTGCATGGTGAAAAATCCTGAGCTTTAATGTACATTTTAATtttcaattaattattatttcaatTGAATGTTTACTTGTATAGAGCTTTATACATACTGTCCTAAAGAAGCTTTACAGACAATAGAAGAGAAaataaaaggaaaagaaaagaaaaattgtGCCTTACAACCCCCTAGTGAGTAAGCTAAAGGCGACAGGGTTGAGAAAAAATTCTCTGAGATATTTGGGTTGATGTTTAGGTCGGGCCCCCTACATGCACTACTGAGCTCTCACTGTGAACATTTTTTAATTTGCTGTCAAAACAATTGTCAGTGGATATAAAACATTTGTACTGCCACACTGTGTagtgattctcactcttcagatATTTTCTCTTGTTGTAACATGTTACCATAAAATCTTAAGTTAGTTTACTGCATTTAAGAAAAAATGCATGTACTTGACTTCACATTATTCTGACAATAAAGATTATTgaattaatgttaatttaatgtTAAAGTTCATTTTTGTTCATGATGCATATTTGTGCATATTTTGGTtccttttcttttgtttgttgtttatgatgCTATACAATCCTGTTGTgcattaaatagtaataatatatgtgaccctggaccacaaaaaaagaGCATCAGTGAACCTTCTGACTCTTCATTTgtatcttctgtaatagttgcatatgagtccctcagttgctcttagtatgaaaagatggatctcaaaaccatacagtcatggttggaaagggttcaaatacacaaaaatgcagaaaaaactaagaatttgtaggacctgaaggatttttctgaagaacagccgaTAGTTTAActatttaggacaaacaagaaacccgtgaacaactatcaccaaacaaaaaacacagctgtgaatcattcaagtgacaacagtattaagaaacagGAGTATGTGAACTGGGTCAAACTATTTTTTAATTTGCTGTTAAAACAATTGTCAGTGGATATAAAACATTTGTACTGCCACACTTTGTagtgattctcactcttcagatattttctcttgttgtatttcttaaaaaaattctTGGTATAAGCTATGAAACAATTATTTACAGTAATTCTGCATCCAGAGAACCTTTGGAAATTGCTCTGTTAGccatatatttagattttatccattaaaaattaaacattgcATTAACATGTTACCATAAAATCTTAAGTTAGTTTAATGCACTGATACcaaaatgtattaaatagagcatttaagaaaaaaaaattacttgtctTCACATATAATTCTGATAAGTATAGATTATTGAATTCATGTTAAGTTTTGTTTATGATgcatatttcttcttttttttgtttgttgtttatgatgCTATACAATCCTGCTGTGcgttaaatagtaataatatatgtaaccctggaccataaaacagtcttaagtaggctagaatgggtatatttgaagcaataggcaaaaatacattgtatgggtcaaaatgatcgattttttttaatgctagaaatcattaggatattaagtaaaatcatgttccatggagatattttgtaaatttcctaccgtaaatatatcacaacttaatttttgattagtaatatgcatcgctaagaacttcatttagacaacttttaggcgattttctcaatatttagatggtttttgcaccatcagattcctgattttcaaatggtttcatctcggccaaatattgtcctatcataacaaaccatacatccgtaaaagcttatttattcagctttcattttatgtatatatgacccttatgactgtttttgtggtccagggtcacatatctcttGACAGCGAGGTACGCTTTTGCTTCTTCggactcttattttgaaatattaacgTGCCGGTCGTGTGGCGCCATCTATATTTTTTTACTACGTGGTCTCTGGCTTCTTATCGGTTTGTGCTGGTCTTTTATCGTGTTACCCATAACTTCATCATTGAATACATGGCGAGTTCAGCAATTGCTGCGGCAGCCGCAGCTGCCAGAGACCCTGCTGTGGACCGCTCGTTACGCTCGGTTTTCGGTATGTATGAGGAGACTGGGTTAGTTTGTTTCTTGCATCTACTAGTCATTAGTTTCATTAGCTGCTAAGCTAAGCATCCCTCACCTACAGTTAATGACATCTAAAACTCTGGAATAAGATTGTGTAACACTATATTTTACAGTCTGTAGTTGGTAGTGATCTAAATTATTATTAGAATTCTCATTATTTGCAAATTTTGCATATATGCTCACGCATAAACAGCAATATGGTGTAAAAACTACTGTAGATGTAGATTGATTGATGCAGTGGTAAAAATAGCATATCACCAATGAAACAGAACGGGATTAGCTTCAATATGCTGCAATAGTAAActtgttttaaaaaagtatttcccTTATTGTTTATATTTTGGTAACAGTGGGAAACATCCCATATGAGGCCACAGAGGAGCAGCTGAAAGACATCTTCTCAGAGGTTGGACTTGTTGTCAGTTTTAGGTAAGCACAATAATGCTTGAAACATGCTGTGGTCACTTAATAAAAACCTGGTGTTGATCAAAAGAAAAACTCCACTTTTTTCAGGTTGGTGTATGACAGAGAAACAGGTAAGCCAAAGGGATATGGCTTTTGTGAGTACCAGGATCAGGAGACGGCACTCAGTGCCATGCGCAACCTGAATGGCCGAGAGTTCAGCGGCAGAGCCCTTCGCGTTGACAACGCTGCTAGTGAGAAAAATAAAGAGGAGCTTAAAAGTAAGTTTGCCTTTTTTTAACTGTCATTTTATATCTAAAAGGTTTCTAAATCTTGCGTACTAGAAATGGCTGTTTTGCTTGACCCTCATTCTTGTTTCCGTAGGTCTAGGCACTGGTGCTCCAATTATTGAGTCCCCTTATGGAGACGGCTGCACTCCAGAAGAAGCTCCAGAGTCCATCAGCAGGGCAGTAGCCAGCCTGCCTCCTGAGCAGATGTTTGAGCTAATGAAACAGATGAAGGTGAGAATGGGAAAATGACTTGGTAAATTTAAGACTGAAGTTTTAGATCAAAGAGGTCCAAAATACATGGAGAAAGTAAGTTACTTGAAGGATTAGTTAACTCTTTCTGTCAATTGCACATGCTTATGTTGTttcttttgttcatctttgaaacacaaacacaagaaacTTTTTGTATCTGTGTAGATTAatggttatatgtgaccctggaccacaaaaccagtcgtaagtagcacaggaatatttgtagcaatagctaaattattgatttttcttttatgccaaaaatcattaggatattaagtaaagatcatgttccatgaagatattttgtacatttcctacagtaaatatatcaaaatgtatttttgattagtaatatgcattgctaagaacttcatttggacaactttaaaggctattttctcaatatttggatttagtttttttttttttttttgcactctcattcctgattttcaaatagttgtatctcgcccaaatattgtcctatcataacaaaccacataataatgtaaagtttatttattcagcttccagatgATTTAAAAAtggatccttatgactggttttgttgtccaaggtcacatatgtgaatAAAACCTTAAAgcatatattattaattataattataaattatatttcaccAAAAAATGCAGTTGTTTCACTGCAAAAGACTAGGATTAAATGGCTTGATTCATATggaataattttatgtttttatgaacTTTATGAAACATGAAAGTAGGTAAATGAAAATAATACAGAGGGTGAGCAAATAATGGCAGATTttctatttttgggtgaattattcctttaattgCTAGTAGTTTTATTGTTCCAAAAAAtggatttaaaaaatgttattttaagccTTATAAATGTGATCGTTAGATGcaatgttggggaaagttacttttaaaagtaatgcatttaaaTTTTGCGTTGCCCTCTAAAAAGTAAGTAATTGcgtttttatggaaagtaacgcaAAAATTGGAGCActaacactcttcagcaatattAAAAAAGAGACATAGGTGTTATATTaatctaaagtaatttttgcttgttagtatggttgaattagatcatcgaaggtcagcagcaaagacattagttgataaaatgggattaaatacatatgTAACATATttcattattgcaggtttgcgtcatattctaaATTTGTTCATTCTGAGGAATACTGAATCAGATTTTTGAGCAAGTAAAATGAGTATGAATGGGAAaattaactcagatattttcttgtaaatttaagtaatgccttactttactagTTGCTTAAAGTAATCGGATTACATAACTTCCATTACTTGAAATGCATTACCCCCAATAGTGGTTAGATGTATCATCTTTTTCTTGCTTGTACAGTTATGTGTGCAGAACAGTCCCCAGGAGGCCAGGAACATGCTCCTGCAGAACCCTCAGCTTGCTTATGCCCTGCTGCAGGCTCAGGTGGTCATGAGGATTGTGGACCCTGAAATCGCTCTGGTAAGATCATGAAGTGCATCTGAAGGAACGCACTCTGTATTACAATGGAAAGTGTCTTACATGCATGGAAATGACTAAGAACATCTTATTAACCTCCTTAAATAAGCATTCCTGTAAAAAACAAGGATTGTTACTAtggttttaatcagctgtttaaTATGTGGCATGTAAAGATCCAGTAAAAAATCATCTCTTAATTCTGACAGAAAATGCTCCACCGTCCAGCTGTGGTTCCGCCCATAAACCCAAGTCCTCAGCCTGGACCTGTACCGGTACCTAACCAGCCTCTCCCTCAGCCCAATGTGCCCGTCTCTCAGCCTCAGCCAATGGTCAGTATTAAAGCTTTTATCATTTTCTGAACACTTGTATCATGAGATGCATTAAATAGTAGTACTTGTACTCTTGTAGTAATGcttgtttttaattttgtttgaaagaagtctctttctctctttctatttgatcaaaaatactgtaaaacagtaatacaaaaaaatgtaaaagctctttatatttaaaatgtaatttatttatttcattattcattaattaagactccagtcttcagtcttacATGAtcatacagaaatcattctaatatgctgatttgctgcaaaaGGAATATTTCTTAtcgttatcaatgttgaaaacagttgtgctgcttatttttgtggaaaccatgacagatttttattttcgtgtttctttaatgaatagaaagttcaaaagaacagcatttatgtcacatgtgaaatagaaatcttttgtaacaaatattttttcatactgtcaattttgattaatttaatgtgtcattgctaaatgaaagtattagtTTCTTTAAAACTGACCTCAACCGTTTGAATCTGTGCTTTCTGTGCTTTTACGTTCACAATCTTTCACCGATTTTGCTTAATTTTTCAAAATGTACAGgcatgtatacactaccagtcaaactttTTTTGAGCcataaaatttaagttttttaaaaagaattctcttctgctcaccaagcctgcaaaaatgtttcaaatatgtttactatttaaaataattgctttctatttgaatatattttaaaatgtaatttattcctgtgatcaaagctaaattttcagcatcactacttcagtttcaatgtcacatgatccttcagaaataattgtaatatgctgatttgcctttcgagaattttttttcaggattctttgataaatagaaagatccaaagataagcatttatctgaaatataaagcttttgtaacactatacccTATACCATTCATTTTTGGAAAATATGTTAtaaaaattaatagttttatttagcaaggatgctttgaattggACAAAAtacatgataaagacatttataaagttactaAAGATGTCCATTTCCGATTAATGCTGTTCttattaactttctattcatcaaagaaacctgaaaaaaaatctacacagctttttttctttaaataatagcaataataataataataataaaaaagcaaattagaatattagaatgatttctgaaggatcatgtgactggagtaatgatgttaaaaattcagctttgaaatcacaagtatttttacttttaaaaaaatattaaaattattaataattagtaaaaatagtcaaaatcttactaatccaagtactgctcactgcagagccaaatggcctccagctccacctctcttgatttccagctccacctctgagtgaacaaatgggtggagttaaggttagggatagggtaaggggtagggttaggtgtctatctccacccattacctccagcaagggggagctggagctccagctcctcccatatggctctgcagcgagcaccctctcTACTAATTTGCTCtactgtggatcaaataaatgcaggcttggtgggcagaagagacttctttaaaaacattaaaaattgtactgttcaaaaaattttgactggtagtgtatatatcatAAGAGTTAAAAACACTTGGAGTTTTGCTTCTAAAACTTCTATTGCTTTACATATTAATACCTTTGTTTTCTGTTCAGTTACACTTTTTGTGAGAAAGTCTGGCTGTTATTTTGTTGTAAAGACTGAAGAAAGCATTTcagattttaagttttttttattctgtttttttcaTAGTGACCCGATAGTTATTAGCATCTGTTGTAATGTAAAATGAATCTgttgtaatgtaaaaaaatatttcctcATTTAATATTTGCATAAGTCTCAGTTGGGTTCACGGACAGTCGAGCTGTTCTCCTCATTCACGGTGCTAATGAGTAATCTTCTGTCGCTCTTGTGACTCACAGCCAGGTATGCATGTGAACGGAGCCCCTCCGATGATGCAGCCTCCACAGATGGGGGGTGGAGTAACCGGACCAATGCCAGGACAGGGACCTATGGGACCAGCTGGTAAGCTCAGTTGTTTTAAGATTACTTTGGTGCTTGTGTATCTGTGTGCATAGCCATAGCGGTTTACCTGCCGTCTCGCCCTCTACAGGTGGCATGCAGCCTCAGATAGGGATACCTCCAGGAGGCCCTGTGCCTATGGATAGAGGACCAGGTATTGATTATAGGCATTCATAATTCTTTATGCATGGTTAGACACTTAATAATACTTTGACTGTTGCTTATGTTTTATCATATGCATTTGTTTCCCATTGcaagtattgttttgttttttgtttttgtttaagcaTTTGCTCAGAATTTACAAGTAGTATCATTAGCCGGGTTTCCATCTGAAGTTGCGAATTTAACTTTCGAATAAGCACTGTTTCCGTCCaacgagtcaaagagaacaaaatcaacACTTcttgataaactggcactaaatattaCTAAGAAAAATGGGAGAAGCCACGGAATATAATAATTTCcacatataataaattatttgcgCTGTAATTGCTTTCGTTGATGCTTGCCATTTGGGAACGCAAGTAGATAAAACAGTTCTGGGAGgaaattatacagaaatactatACAGAAATAGACAACACAGACTCTTGTCGGGCATTTATGATGAccataaaaacatttcagatgctttGGCAAGATTGATCCGCTGGTTAGTCAGGTTATGCTGTCCCAtagtgcaaagtcacatgactttttttgatatgcatggaggaatttatttggTAAATGTGTTTTCATCTCCCATTATTTGCATTAACCCATCTCTGCacaagtcaaaaaccacctcGAGCGAgcattaataacttttttttttaattttctttcgaAATTTGGCCTTTCCATCATTCGTTTCTGATGTAGTACTTCAAAATGTGCAttaaaacagggtgatggaaacatagctattgTTGTTTTATATAATTTAGGATATTACCAGTCATTGTGAAAAAAACATATCATTATATGATACTTCCTACTTCCTTAACATTATTACCATTTAACTGCATGATTTCTTTCTACTTCCGTAACACCATTACTAAACCTGTCCACAAGTGAGCAGTATTGGCCAACGATTCTGCTGCACTAACATTGGCTTATATGTAGTGATTTCATTTTCATTCACATCTCCTCGAGTTGTAAatttcatctgaaagctgaataaataagctttccattgatgtatggcttatgttaggataggacaatatttggctgcctgagatacaactatttgaaaatatggaatctgagggtgcaaaaaaatcacaacagagaaaatcgcctttaaggtggtccaaatgaagttcttaacaatacatattactaataaaaaaattaagtttggatatatttacagtaggaaatttacaaaatatctttacttcatatcctactgattttcggcataaaagaaaaaaatatcatttagatttttggctgttgctacaaatttacctgtgctacttaaaaattgttttgtggttttgtggtccagggtcacatatgagctttggtgagcataagagactttcaaaaacgtttaaaaatcttactgaccccaaactgtaTGCTTTTATATACAGTTTTATACATTGGTacaatggtaacactttacagtaaggttcattacttaacattagttaacatgaactaagaatgaactcAAAAATCAATACTTCtactgcatttattaatcttaataataattatagcatttactaatgcattatgaaaatcacaagttgtttgttaacattaatgtgtgaactaacatgaacaaacaatgaatttttattaactaacattgacAACGATTCATaagtagtgtaataaatgtattgttcattcatgttaggtAATACATTAACTATCATTAACAAATGACgccata harbors:
- the cstf2 gene encoding cleavage stimulation factor subunit 2 isoform X1 gives rise to the protein MASSAIAAAAAAARDPAVDRSLRSVFVGNIPYEATEEQLKDIFSEVGLVVSFRLVYDRETGKPKGYGFCEYQDQETALSAMRNLNGREFSGRALRVDNAASEKNKEELKSLGTGAPIIESPYGDGCTPEEAPESISRAVASLPPEQMFELMKQMKLCVQNSPQEARNMLLQNPQLAYALLQAQVVMRIVDPEIALKMLHRPAVVPPINPSPQPGPVPVPNQPLPQPNVPVSQPQPMPGMHVNGAPPMMQPPQMGGGVTGPMPGQGPMGPAGGMQPQIGIPPGGPVPMDRGPGTLQDSPVGAAGQAAIERPQVPIVDPRAPMRGAPQGPPGIPPRGLLGDGPNDPRGGSLVNVTGEMVEPGHGYIGGPPQHQGPPMHMAPPDMRGPHDMRGGPMMGEPRGPMMEQRGPPMEARGRDPRAVDARGPISSQRVPVAAGMQGPPPHGMGQSAPPAVRPGPASDVSSQDHEKAALIMQVLQLTPEQIAMLPPEQRQSILILKEQIQKTAGAP
- the cstf2 gene encoding cleavage stimulation factor subunit 2 isoform X2, with the protein product MASSAIAAAAAAARDPAVDRSLRSVFVGNIPYEATEEQLKDIFSEVGLVVSFRLVYDRETGKPKGYGFCEYQDQETALSAMRNLNGREFSGRALRVDNAASEKNKEELKSLGTGAPIIESPYGDGCTPEEAPESISRAVASLPPEQMFELMKQMKLCVQNSPQEARNMLLQNPQLAYALLQAQVVMRIVDPEIALKMLHRPAVVPPINPSPQPGPVPVPNQPLPQPNVPVSQPQPMPGMHVNGAPPMMQPPQMGGGVTGPMPGQGPMGPAGGMQPQIGIPPGGPVPMDRGPVPIVDPRAPMRGAPQGPPGIPPRGLLGDGPNDPRGGSLVNVTGEMVEPGHGYIGGPPQHQGPPMHMAPPDMRGPHDMRGGPMMGEPRGPMMEQRGPPMEARGRDPRAVDARGPISSQRVPVAAGMQGPPPHGMGQSAPPAVRPGPASDVSSQDHEKAALIMQVLQLTPEQIAMLPPEQRQSILILKEQIQKTAGAP